In Runella sp. SP2, the genomic window TAACAAGTTAAAGGCATTGCCTGAAAATCTTCCTGCTACACTAGATTTGATTGACTGTAGTAGAAATCAAATTACACACTTGCCTCAAATGGATTATATTCCCTATTTAAGATTTTTAACCTGCAATAATAACCAACTGAAACAGTTACCTAAACTATCTCAATTGTTTACGCTGAAATGCGCTAATAATCAATTAAAATCATTGTCTCGGTTGCCCGATACCATAAGAGAATTGGACTGTAGTAATAACCAAATCTCTTTTTTAACCAATTTGCCTAGGGTAGGAATATTGTTGAATCTTTCTTCTAATCAATTGACTTGTTTGCCGACTATCCACGTCGAATATTTGTTTAGCCTTACCATAGATACAGATAAAATAAAGTGCCTTCCTAATGATTTAGGCACTATTGTAGTGAAAAATCGTGAGGGAGTGCAAGTCCCTACTCCGCCTGTATGCCAAGAAAATTTGACCCATGCCACGGGAAATTTGGCAGCAGATACGTACGTCGCAACCAAGAAAATTGAAAGCGCTGCCCTGCTTCTTGAAGGGACTACGAAGTACCACACAACACAATCGATTACCCTAAATCCAGGTTTTTCAACGGCTGCTACCACGACTTTTGTGGCGGAATTACGTACTTGTAATTGAAATAAATATCGCTCGCTGAGGCGTGATAAACATTTGGCAGCCGAATTAATTTTCTGTTAATTCTGGTATAGATTTTCAATTCACCGATATTTATACTAATTTTACGCGGCAAATAAGGAATCGTTTATTTGCTATGCTCTCAGACACATCCAAATTCCTCTACGAGGCCCTCACGTACGACGACGTTCTGCTCGTCCCTGCTTACTCCGAAGTGCTCCCGCGTGACACAACCACGCAAACACAACTCACTCGAAATATTCGATTGAATGTTCCTCTGTTATCTGCTGCTATGGATACCGTTACTGAATACCAATTGGCCATTGCCATGGCGCAAGAGGGAGGAATCGGGATTATCCATAAAAACATGACTGTTGAAGCCCAAGCTGCGCAAGTACGTAAAGTAAAACGCTCCGAAAGTGGGATGATTGTTGACCCTATTACGTTAGACGAAGACGCTACGCTGCGTGACGCACATCGCATTATGTCTGAGTTCAAAATCGGAGGGATTCCTGTGGTTGATAAAAGCAGTAAATTGATTGGTATTATCACCAACCGCGATTTACGTTTCCAAAAAGATTTAACCAAAGGCGTGGTTGGCGTTATGACCAAAGATAACCTGATCACTGCTAACGAAGGTATCACGCTCGAAGAAGCCGAAAGTATTTTGCAGGAGTTTAAGATTGAAAAATTGCCTATCGTTGACAAACACCATAAATTGGTAGGTTTGGTTACGTATCGTGACATTATTAAACGTAAAGACCGCCCCAATGCCTGCAAAGACAGTCTTGGACGCCTTCGGGTTGGAGCGGCAGTAGGTGTGACGCCCGATTTGATTCGTCGCGTTGAAGCACTCCTTAAAGCGGGTGTGGACGTGGTAAGTATCGACACTGCTCACGGACATTCATTAGGGGTAATTGAAGCATTGAAAGGGGTGAAAAGCCAATTCCCTAATTTGGATGTATTGGTTGGAAATATTGCGACTGGCGAAGCTGCTCAGGCATTGGCCGCAGCGGGTGCTGATGGGGTAAAAGTAGGCGTTGGCCCTGGAAGTATCTGTACGACGCGTATCATTGCGGGAATCGGGATGCCACAGTTGACGGCGGTTTACGAAGCCGCCAAAGCCATTGAAGGCACAGGAGTTCCAGTGATTGCCGACGGTGGTATTCGCTATTCGGGTGATATTGTAAAAGCAATTGCTGCGGGTGCAAACACCGTAATGATTGGTTCGTTGTTAGCAGGGACGGAAGAAGCACCAGGCGAAGAAATTCTTTACGAAGGACGTCGCTTTAAATCATACCGTGGTATGGGCTCGGTTGAAGCGATGGAAGATGGTTCGAAAGACCGTTATTTCCAAGATGCAGAAGACGACATCAAGAAACTTGTGCCCGAAGGAATCGTAGGCCGCGTTCCGTACAAAGGAAAAGTAGCCGAAATCATTTACCAATTGGTAGGTGGTTTGAAAGCTGGAATGGGCTACTGCGGTGCGGCTGATATTCAAACCCTGCAAAAAGCGAAATTTGTTCGTATCAGCGCGGCGGGGATGAAAGAAAGCCATCCGCACGATATTCACATTGCGAAGGAAGCACCAAACTATACTACAAAATAGTTGGAGGCTAGTGGATACAAAAACGGCCACTTGGACTTGTTCCTTGTGGCCGTTTTTGATTTTAAAGTCAATGAATTACATCATAATAAAGACCAGTGCTCCCGCAACGTAGCCAAGAAGTGCTAAAAGACTGATGCGTTTGAGATACCAGAAGAAACTGATATTTTCCATACCCATTACTGCTACCCCAGCTGCTGAACCAATAATTAGCATACTACCACCTGTACCAGCACAGTAAGCCAAAAACTCCCAAATGCGGTGGTCTTGAGGGTACGTAGCCAAATCGTACATACCCATAGAAGCAGCTACTAATGGTACATTGTCGATGACGGCGGAGGCAATCCCAATAATAAATACAATGGCATCCGAATTTCCGATGGTATCGTTCATCCAGGCAGCTAAACCAGAAAGCGTGTGCGTCACTTCAAGCACGCCGATGGCCAATAATATTCCCATAAAAAACAAAATACTACTGGTATCAATTTTGCTCAATGCGTGTGCTGCGGTAAAAGGTTTGCGGTCTTCTTCGTCTTTTTTGGAGTGAAGAACTTCGGAAACAACCCATACCGTTCCGAGCGCAAGTAAAACGCCCATATAAGGCGGCAAATGAGTGACTGTTTTAAAAATAGGTACAAAAAGCAACATACCTATACCTGTAAAAAACATGGTATTTCGTTCAAAAGTAGTAATGGTTTCATCTGTATCTTTTTTTCTTGGTTTGGGTGGTTCCAATGAGCCTTTTAGACGGAATGAAAGATAAACTAGTGGAACAATCAAAGAAACTAAGCTCGGGATAATCAACATTTTCATGATATTGACGGCTGATACTTGTCCGCCAATCCAAAGCATGGTTGTTGTTACGTCGCCCAACGGTGACCATGCTCCGCCTGCGTTGGCAGCAATGATGACAATTCCTGCAAAAAAGCGACGCATATCGGTATCACGAATGATTTTTCGCAACAATGATACCATTACAATAGCCGTAGTGAGGTTGTCGAGTACGGCCGAAAGAAAAAAAGTAAGAATGCTGATAATCCAAAGGAGTGTGCGGGTGTCTTTGGTATGAATGCGTTCTGTGATGACTCCAAAGCCTTGATGGGCATCAATGAGTTCGACAATGGTCATGGCGCCAAGTAGGAAAAACGCAATCTCCGCAATGTTTGCCAAATGGTGTGATAACTCTTCCCCAACCTGATGTGAATCCACCGAGCCAAACGCATACAAAGCCCAACAGAACACACCAGTGAGGAGGGCGGTTGCCGTTTTGTTGATGTGAATACTATGCTCAATGGTGATAAAAATGTAGCCGATGACAAATACGGCAATAATGAGAGTAATCATACGAATTTTGAAATTTTATGAACCTTCAAAATAAGCAAAAAAACCTTAAAAAGTTGTTAATAATTGGTTATTTCACGCCATTAAGCTGTTCTTTTTGGCAAAAATTTTGATGCTTTTAGATAGAAATTGCAAAAAGTAGATAACAAAAAAATCCCCTCTGTAAGAAGGGGATTTAAGAGTGTAAGTAAGACCTATTCTTACGCCGTTTGCTCCTTAAAATAGCGTTTGAGCCACGTATGGTCGGCGCGGGTTTTCCAGCGGCTCATCCATTGGGCTTTGGTCGCTACGGTATTGTCAAACACAGTTGTATTGGGTTCGATTTCTTCGTTTAAAACGGCATTTTTGATGTCGGAGACAGGAACGGTTTGAATATTTCCTTGTGCATCAAGGTAAGCCAAAGAGCGATCAAAAAAATCGACATTTAAACGAGGTCCAATTTCTTGCAGCCAGCGCGTTGACTTGTCGATAGAGCAACCACTCGGCAATGTTTCACTTTCATCCACCGCAATCACCACAAACCGATGGTGGAATATTTTTCCTGAAGCCGTAAGGGCTTCGCCGTGGGCTTCCCAGCCTTCCAAAGCGGCTTTGAGGGTTTCGGTAAGTGTCCCTACTTCATCGTCAGTCAGGTTTCGATTGGCCTGATAAATCCAGACGCGGGCTTCAAAAGCAATATCGTGAAATGGTATGTACATGACAATTGGCGTTTATGTGTAAGTTTTGCTTGTAGAGTGTAAAATGTAGATTGTCGAATTATTGGTTTCATTCGACAATCTGCACTCTCCCTTCGACAATCAAAATAACGTTTTTTGTGGTTTTTTGAGTTCCTCTTTGACGAGCATTACATCGACTGTGCCACCAATTCCGCCAAATCGAAAACCTTTACCGACTCTTCTTTTTCTTTGTTTTTGACGCCGTCGGTCATCATTACCATGCAGAAGGGGCAACCCACCGCGATGGTTTCGGCACCCGTGGCAAGGGCTTCTTCGATGCGCTCAATGTTGATGTCTTTTTTGCCTTTTTCGGGTTCTTTAAACATTTGGGCACCGCCTGCTCCGCAACAAAGTCCTTTTACTTTCGCACGTTTCATTTCCACTAAATCGGCATCAAGGGCTTCAATAACTGCGCGTGGAGCTTCGTAGATGTCGTTGGCGCGACCCAAATAACAAGAATCGTGGAACGTGATTTTTTTACCTTTGAACGTACCTCCACCTTCAAGTTTTATTTTGCCCGCGTTGATAAGTTGCTGCAAAAACTCCGAATGGTGAATGACTTCGTAGTTTCCACCGATGGCAGGATATTCGTTTTTGAGGGTATTAAAACAGTGCGGACAAGCCGTCACAATTTTTTTTACGCCATACATATCAAGTACTTGAATATTGGCCATGGCTTGCATCTGAAACGTAAATTCATTGCCAGCTCGCCT contains:
- a CDS encoding 3-coathanger stack domain-containing protein, coding for MRLHFVFLLFLGLFMPVSKSEAQIVPDSNFAQAIRTTCPDCIDSTNKLLPAAANLKILNVSEKNIRSLAGLEGFAGLEQLICNANQLTSLPELPTTLEWLFCSSNKITQLPKLPESLQILWCSANELETIPPLPTSLIRLICGNNKLKALPENLPATLDLIDCSRNQITHLPQMDYIPYLRFLTCNNNQLKQLPKLSQLFTLKCANNQLKSLSRLPDTIRELDCSNNQISFLTNLPRVGILLNLSSNQLTCLPTIHVEYLFSLTIDTDKIKCLPNDLGTIVVKNREGVQVPTPPVCQENLTHATGNLAADTYVATKKIESAALLLEGTTKYHTTQSITLNPGFSTAATTTFVAELRTCN
- the guaB gene encoding IMP dehydrogenase, which gives rise to MLSDTSKFLYEALTYDDVLLVPAYSEVLPRDTTTQTQLTRNIRLNVPLLSAAMDTVTEYQLAIAMAQEGGIGIIHKNMTVEAQAAQVRKVKRSESGMIVDPITLDEDATLRDAHRIMSEFKIGGIPVVDKSSKLIGIITNRDLRFQKDLTKGVVGVMTKDNLITANEGITLEEAESILQEFKIEKLPIVDKHHKLVGLVTYRDIIKRKDRPNACKDSLGRLRVGAAVGVTPDLIRRVEALLKAGVDVVSIDTAHGHSLGVIEALKGVKSQFPNLDVLVGNIATGEAAQALAAAGADGVKVGVGPGSICTTRIIAGIGMPQLTAVYEAAKAIEGTGVPVIADGGIRYSGDIVKAIAAGANTVMIGSLLAGTEEAPGEEILYEGRRFKSYRGMGSVEAMEDGSKDRYFQDAEDDIKKLVPEGIVGRVPYKGKVAEIIYQLVGGLKAGMGYCGAADIQTLQKAKFVRISAAGMKESHPHDIHIAKEAPNYTTK
- the nhaD gene encoding sodium:proton antiporter NhaD gives rise to the protein MITLIIAVFVIGYIFITIEHSIHINKTATALLTGVFCWALYAFGSVDSHQVGEELSHHLANIAEIAFFLLGAMTIVELIDAHQGFGVITERIHTKDTRTLLWIISILTFFLSAVLDNLTTAIVMVSLLRKIIRDTDMRRFFAGIVIIAANAGGAWSPLGDVTTTMLWIGGQVSAVNIMKMLIIPSLVSLIVPLVYLSFRLKGSLEPPKPRKKDTDETITTFERNTMFFTGIGMLLFVPIFKTVTHLPPYMGVLLALGTVWVVSEVLHSKKDEEDRKPFTAAHALSKIDTSSILFFMGILLAIGVLEVTHTLSGLAAWMNDTIGNSDAIVFIIGIASAVIDNVPLVAASMGMYDLATYPQDHRIWEFLAYCAGTGGSMLIIGSAAGVAVMGMENISFFWYLKRISLLALLGYVAGALVFIMM
- a CDS encoding (Fe-S)-binding protein produces the protein MSEIKVPTMAEMAASGETPEVLFWVGCAGSFDDRYKKVTVAFVKILNAVGVKFAVLGTEEGCTGDPARRAGNEFTFQMQAMANIQVLDMYGVKKIVTACPHCFNTLKNEYPAIGGNYEVIHHSEFLQQLINAGKIKLEGGGTFKGKKITFHDSCYLGRANDIYEAPRAVIEALDADLVEMKRAKVKGLCCGAGGAQMFKEPEKGKKDINIERIEEALATGAETIAVGCPFCMVMMTDGVKNKEKEESVKVFDLAELVAQSM